One Setaria viridis chromosome 3, Setaria_viridis_v4.0, whole genome shotgun sequence DNA window includes the following coding sequences:
- the LOC117847836 gene encoding xylulose kinase 2-like, with amino-acid sequence MGRESRGRSQCKHPAPNKKKTYANLQCSHSRSADAGQEEAHYTITRLLFSIHADDVRNRCAEKSWDVFNNYLEKTPPLNGGKLGFYYKDHEILPPLPVGFHRYMVENLDDASSDNLMEREVSEFDPPSEDCEKMYL; translated from the exons ATGGGGAGGGAATCACGGGGGCGATCGCAGTGCAAGCATCCagctccaaacaaaaaaaaaacatatgccAACTTGCAGTGCTCGCATAGTAGATCAGCTGATGCTGGCCAAGAGGAGGCACATTACACAATCACCAGACTGTTGTTTTCTATTCATGCTGATG ATGTGCGAAATCGATGTGCAGAGAAATCATGGGATGTTTTCAACAACTATCTGGAGAAAACTCCCCCTCTAAATG GCGGAAAGTTAGGATTCTACTACAAAGACCATGAAATCCTGCCACCACTTCCAG TGGGCTTCCATCGGTACATGGTCGAAAACCTTGATGATGCCTCATCCGACAATCTGATGGAGCGTGAAGTGTCAGAATTTGATCCACCATCTGAGGATTGCGAGAAGATGTATTTGTGA
- the LOC117847877 gene encoding uncharacterized protein, translated as MVKKLALTSLFFNTSETSRCLSSSTSMSAASFSTAASWQWPSCTQARTLSFRRDSPEIVSMRDDSSKHEEEYKTTMNPAYAIDYPAADDNYSCSLISDDSCPTLSTAPEPEPAAAVADEDEVIIHGLRSNSRLFFEPDSTSSIVKVKKQRGAATAAAFDGATALAIESADPYGDFRRSMEDMVMSHGVNDWGWLEEMLGWYLRANGKKTHGLIVGAFVDLLVALASSAPSPASSSSSFIRQQSHLQPAKKE; from the coding sequence ATGGTCAAGAAGCTCGCGCTCACCTCCCTCTTCTTCAACACCAGCGAGACGAGCCGGTGCCTTTCCTCTTCCACCTCCATGTCCGCCGCCTCCTTCAGCACGGCGGCGTCGTGGCAGTGGCCATCGTGCACGCAGGCAAGGACGCTGTCCTTCCGCCGCGACAGCCCGGAGATCGTGTCCATGCGCGACGACAGCAGCAAGCACGAAGAGGAGTACAAGACGACCATGAACCCGGCCTACGCCATCGACTACCCGGCCGCCGACGACAACTACTCCTGCAGCCTCATCTCAGACGACTCCTGCCCGACCCTATCcacggcgccggagccggaaccggccgccgccgtcgcggacgAGGACGAGGTCATCATCCACGGGCTCCGGTCCAACAGCAGGCTCTTCTTCGAGCCCGACTCCACGAGCTCCATCGTGAAGGTGAAGAAGCAACGGGGGGCGGCCACTGCGGCGGCGTTCGACGGGGCGACGGCGCTGGCCATCGAGTCCGCCGACCCGTACGGCGACTTCCGGCGGTCCATGGAGGATATGGTGATGAGCCACGGCGTAAACGACTGGGGATGGCTGGAGGAGATGCTCGGCTGGTATCTCAGGGCCAACGGCAAGAAAACGCACGGCCTCATCGTAGGCGCCTTCGTGGACCTGCTCGTGGCGCTCGCTTCCTCGGctccctcccctgcctcctcctcctccagcttcATCAGACAGCAGAGTCATCTCCAACCTGCCAAGAAAGAGTGA
- the LOC117847838 gene encoding eukaryotic translation initiation factor 6-2, translated as MLIASLCFETVLELQHLRNCLPDQVVVQRIDERLSALGNCIACNDHVALTHSDLDKETEEFIADVLGVEVFRQTIAGNILVGSYCAFSNRGGLVHPHTSIEDLDELSTLLQVPLVAGTVNRGSEVIAAGMTVNDWTAFCGSDTTATELSVIESVFKLREGQPTAIVDDMRKSLIDSYV; from the exons ATGCTTATAGCCTCCCTGTGCTTTGAAACTGTTCTAGAGCTTCAGCATCTGAGGAACTGCTTGCCTGATCAAGTGGTGGTACAGCGTATTGATGAGAGGTTATCAGCCCTTGGCAATTGCATAGCCTGCAATGACCATGTTGCTCTTACACACTCTGACCTTGACAAG GAGACGGAGGAGTTTATTGCAGATGTGCTTGGAGTTGAGGTATTCAGGCAGACCATTGCTGGAAATATCCTTGTGGGGAGCTACTGTGCGTTCTCTAACAGGGGTGGCTTG GTTCATCCTCACACATCCATTGAAGACCTTGATGAGCTCTCCACTCTCCTGCAAGTCCCGCTCGTCGCTGGAACCGTGAACAGAGGCAGCGAGGTCATTGCTGCAGGCATGACTGTGAACGACTGGACTGCCTTCTGTGGCTCAGACACGACAGCCACCGAGCTCTCGGTCATCGAGAGTGTCTTCAAGCTGAGAGAAGGGCAGCCCACCGCGATCGTCGATGACATGAGGAAGTCTCTGATCGACAGTTATGTGTAG